Proteins co-encoded in one Flavobacterium fluviale genomic window:
- a CDS encoding beta-ketoacyl-ACP synthase III: MFEVYITKAAKYLPNDAVSNDEMEAYLGLINDTASKARRIILRNNKITSRYYAVDKDGKSTHSNAELTKNAILPLFDENFTPQDLEVLSCGTSTPDIFLPSHAAMVHGLLKNKSVELNSSTGVCCAGMNSLKFGFLSVRSGNSKNAICTGSEKVSTWLNAQKYNHEADNLKSLEEQPIIAFKKDFLRWMLSDGAGAFLLENKPRGPISLKIEWMEAFSYAYELETCMYAGGDKLENGEIKSWSDYAPEQWLNESVFSIKQDVKLLDEFILSKGAESMKDAMDKNNVTSDDITYFIPHVSSNFFVEGLKKGLSEKGIGMSDDKWFMNLSRVGNVGSASIYLALEELMNSGNLKKGDHILLSVPESGRFSFAYAYLTVC, from the coding sequence ATGTTTGAAGTATATATTACAAAAGCTGCAAAATATTTGCCAAATGACGCTGTTTCTAACGATGAAATGGAAGCTTATTTAGGACTTATCAACGATACTGCCTCAAAAGCAAGACGTATTATTTTGCGCAACAATAAAATTACAAGCCGATATTATGCTGTTGATAAAGATGGAAAAAGCACTCACAGCAATGCCGAATTAACGAAAAATGCAATTTTGCCGTTATTCGACGAAAATTTTACGCCTCAGGATTTAGAAGTACTTTCATGCGGCACCTCAACTCCGGATATTTTCCTGCCTTCGCACGCTGCGATGGTTCATGGTCTGCTAAAAAACAAATCGGTAGAATTAAACTCTTCAACAGGGGTTTGCTGCGCCGGAATGAACTCTCTTAAATTTGGTTTTCTTTCGGTAAGGTCTGGAAATTCTAAAAATGCAATCTGCACAGGATCAGAAAAAGTTTCAACCTGGCTGAATGCCCAAAAATACAATCACGAAGCAGACAATTTAAAAAGTCTGGAAGAACAGCCAATTATTGCTTTCAAAAAAGATTTTTTACGTTGGATGTTATCTGATGGAGCTGGTGCTTTTCTTTTAGAAAATAAACCAAGAGGTCCAATTTCATTAAAAATAGAATGGATGGAAGCTTTTTCGTATGCTTACGAATTAGAAACCTGCATGTACGCCGGAGGTGATAAATTAGAAAACGGCGAAATCAAATCATGGAGCGATTATGCACCAGAGCAATGGTTGAACGAATCAGTTTTTTCTATCAAACAAGACGTTAAATTGTTAGACGAATTTATCTTGTCAAAAGGTGCCGAAAGCATGAAAGATGCGATGGACAAAAACAACGTTACATCAGACGATATTACTTATTTTATTCCGCACGTTTCTTCTAACTTTTTTGTGGAAGGATTGAAAAAAGGTTTATCAGAAAAAGGAATCGGAATGAGCGATGATAAATGGTTTATGAATCTTTCGAGAGTTGGTAATGTAGGTTCTGCCTCTATTTACTTGGCTCTTGAAGAATTGATGAATTCAGGAAATTTGAAAAAAGGAGATCACATTCTTTTATCTGTTCCAGAAAGCGGAAGATTTTCTTTCGCGTATGCGTATTTAACAGTTTGCTAA
- a CDS encoding HAL/PAL/TAL family ammonia-lyase gives MNTINEYLSLTEFEAIIFGNQKVKISDVVLDRVNESFNFLKEFSGNKVIYGVNTGFGPMAQYRIKESDQIQLQYNLIRSHSSGTGKPLSPECAKAAILARLNTLSLGNSGVHPSVIHLMAELINRDITPLIFEHGGVGASGDLVQLSHLALVLIGEGEVFYKGERRPTPEVFEIEGLKPIQVEIREGLALINGTSVMTGIGVVNVHYAQKLLDWSLKASCAINELVQAYDDHFSAELNQTKRHKGQQEVAERMRKNLSDSTLIRKREDHLYSGENTEEIFKEKVQEYYSLRCVPQILGPVLETINNVASILEDEFNSANDNPIIDVKNKHVYHGGNFHGDYISLEMDKLKIVITKLTMLAERQLNYLLNSKINEILPPFVNLGTLGFNFGMQGVQFVATSTTAENQMLSNPMYVHSIPNNNDNQDIVSMGTNAAVITSKVIENSFEVLAIELITIVQAIDYLGQKDKISSVTRKWYDDVRNIIPAFKEDQVMYPFVQKVKDYLINS, from the coding sequence ATGAATACAATTAATGAATATTTAAGTTTAACGGAATTTGAAGCCATAATATTTGGAAATCAAAAAGTTAAAATTAGTGATGTCGTTCTAGACCGAGTAAATGAGAGTTTTAATTTCTTAAAAGAATTCTCAGGAAACAAAGTTATATACGGAGTAAATACTGGCTTTGGCCCAATGGCTCAATATAGAATTAAAGAGTCTGATCAAATTCAATTACAATATAATTTAATTAGAAGCCACTCTTCTGGAACAGGAAAACCATTAAGTCCTGAGTGTGCAAAAGCTGCAATTTTAGCAAGATTAAATACTTTGTCTTTAGGAAATTCAGGAGTTCATCCTTCTGTAATTCATTTAATGGCAGAATTAATCAATAGAGATATTACGCCCTTAATTTTTGAACATGGCGGCGTGGGTGCCAGCGGTGACTTGGTGCAATTATCACATTTAGCTTTAGTGTTAATTGGTGAAGGTGAGGTTTTTTATAAAGGAGAAAGAAGACCAACTCCAGAAGTTTTCGAAATTGAAGGTTTAAAACCAATTCAAGTAGAAATTAGAGAGGGACTGGCATTAATCAACGGAACTTCTGTAATGACAGGAATTGGCGTTGTAAATGTTCATTATGCTCAAAAATTATTAGATTGGTCGCTAAAAGCCTCTTGCGCAATTAACGAATTGGTTCAAGCTTATGATGATCATTTCTCAGCAGAATTAAACCAAACCAAACGTCATAAAGGACAGCAGGAAGTGGCAGAAAGAATGAGAAAAAATCTTTCTGACAGTACTTTAATCCGTAAAAGAGAAGACCATTTATATTCTGGAGAAAACACCGAAGAAATCTTCAAAGAAAAGGTTCAAGAATATTATTCACTAAGATGTGTGCCTCAAATTTTGGGACCTGTTTTAGAAACTATAAATAATGTAGCTTCTATTTTAGAAGACGAATTTAACTCGGCAAACGACAATCCAATTATAGACGTAAAAAACAAACACGTTTACCACGGCGGAAATTTCCACGGAGATTATATTTCGCTTGAAATGGATAAACTGAAAATCGTTATTACCAAATTAACGATGCTGGCAGAACGTCAATTGAATTATTTATTGAATTCGAAAATCAACGAAATTCTTCCTCCATTTGTAAACTTAGGAACGTTAGGATTTAATTTTGGAATGCAGGGAGTACAATTCGTTGCAACCTCAACAACTGCCGAAAACCAAATGCTGTCAAACCCAATGTACGTTCATAGTATTCCAAACAACAATGACAATCAAGACATTGTGAGCATGGGAACAAATGCTGCGGTAATTACATCAAAAGTTATTGAGAATTCTTTTGAAGTTTTAGCTATCGAATTAATCACAATCGTTCAAGCGATTGATTATTTAGGACAAAAAGATAAAATTTCGTCTGTTACTAGAAAATGGTACGACGATGTGCGCAATATAATTCCAGCGTTTAAAGAAGATCAGGTAATGTATCCTTTTGTACAAAAAGTAAAAGATTATTTGATAAATAGTTAA
- a CDS encoding ABC transporter permease: protein MIVNTGVDIQNYLPHRAPMLMVDLILDIDANFVETTFLIKEDNIFVQNNVFIEAGLIENTAQTCSSIVGKKYFFDENGTENENVNVIGFISALKNVKIHSLPKVGDTIITKADLVSKFAGDDYTLCTMSCQSSVEDQLLLECEINLFIQKTVSVE, encoded by the coding sequence ATGATCGTGAATACTGGAGTTGACATACAAAATTATTTGCCGCACCGAGCACCAATGCTTATGGTAGATTTGATTTTGGATATTGATGCCAACTTTGTAGAAACCACTTTTTTGATAAAAGAAGACAATATTTTTGTACAGAATAATGTTTTTATTGAAGCGGGTCTAATTGAAAATACAGCACAGACGTGTTCTTCTATTGTTGGAAAAAAATACTTTTTTGACGAAAACGGAACGGAAAATGAGAACGTAAATGTAATTGGTTTTATCAGTGCCTTAAAAAATGTAAAAATTCACTCGCTGCCAAAAGTCGGCGATACCATAATTACCAAAGCAGATTTAGTCTCAAAATTTGCCGGCGACGATTACACTTTATGCACGATGAGCTGTCAAAGTTCTGTCGAAGACCAGTTACTTTTAGAATGCGAAATTAACTTGTTTATTCAAAAAACAGTTTCAGTTGAATAA
- a CDS encoding WG repeat-containing protein, translating to MKKPFLFLLLCCIQFVNSQELALVKKNSKIGYITKDGSFKIEPQYKSARSFSEGLAAVENGGKWGFIDAKGSWIIPASFDEAKDFNSGIAIVKTGKEWVYIDRKGETQKAPASEKLFDFSNGVAFIRQNNKVGLINNKMAVVLEPKYDQIKPFENGFARVELNKNWGIINTDGKELVEPSYAEIGNYFKNTTWARKDKTFGLVSGGKFIPVDGAEKIWDFETQDLTFAKKNGKIGYIDLKGNWAILPIYDKGKAFSKNLAPVLVGKKWGFINPEGKFVIEPTYSDAEVFSTNGLAPVKESNWGFINESGKLVIPTQYGITTNAIIAMFVQQDKGFIDGVARVKNEGKWGFLKPDGTVLSNQWFENAELFSKSAERHQPASAPAEATKQETKTTKTAVKSTTKPAAKKKK from the coding sequence ATGAAAAAACCATTTCTTTTTTTGTTGCTGTGCTGCATTCAATTTGTTAATAGTCAAGAACTGGCATTAGTTAAAAAGAATTCAAAAATTGGATATATTACCAAAGACGGATCTTTTAAAATTGAGCCTCAATACAAATCTGCCAGAAGCTTTTCTGAAGGATTGGCTGCTGTTGAAAATGGCGGAAAATGGGGTTTTATTGATGCTAAAGGAAGCTGGATAATTCCTGCCTCTTTTGATGAAGCTAAAGATTTTAACAGCGGAATTGCCATTGTAAAAACAGGAAAAGAATGGGTTTATATTGATAGAAAAGGAGAAACTCAAAAAGCTCCTGCTTCTGAAAAATTATTTGATTTTAGTAATGGAGTTGCTTTCATCAGACAAAACAATAAAGTTGGTTTGATCAACAATAAAATGGCGGTTGTTTTAGAACCAAAATACGATCAGATCAAACCTTTTGAAAATGGTTTTGCAAGAGTGGAACTGAACAAAAACTGGGGAATCATAAATACCGACGGAAAGGAATTGGTTGAACCTTCTTATGCAGAAATTGGAAATTATTTCAAGAATACCACTTGGGCCAGAAAAGATAAAACTTTCGGATTGGTAAGCGGCGGAAAATTTATTCCTGTTGACGGCGCTGAAAAAATCTGGGATTTTGAAACTCAAGATTTGACTTTTGCTAAAAAGAACGGAAAAATTGGTTACATCGATTTAAAAGGAAATTGGGCAATTCTTCCTATTTATGACAAAGGAAAAGCGTTCTCAAAAAACCTAGCGCCAGTTTTGGTTGGAAAAAAATGGGGATTCATTAATCCAGAAGGAAAATTTGTAATTGAACCAACTTACAGTGACGCAGAAGTTTTTAGCACAAACGGTCTGGCTCCAGTAAAAGAAAGCAATTGGGGATTCATCAACGAATCTGGAAAATTGGTAATTCCAACACAATACGGCATTACGACAAATGCCATTATCGCGATGTTTGTACAGCAGGATAAAGGATTTATTGATGGTGTTGCGAGAGTAAAAAACGAAGGAAAATGGGGATTTCTAAAACCAGACGGAACTGTATTAAGCAACCAATGGTTTGAAAATGCTGAATTGTTTTCAAAATCGGCAGAAAGACATCAGCCGGCATCTGCTCCAGCTGAAGCCACAAAACAAGAAACAAAAACAACTAAAACTGCTGTCAAATCGACTACGAAACCAGCAGCTAAGAAAAAGAAATAA
- a CDS encoding NADPH-dependent FMN reductase family protein, with the protein MKNVLIIYYSQSGQLESIARNIAKPFLNSENINLTFHEIQLEKPFPFPWNKDSFFDAFPESFLQIPTALKPVPEEILNTKFDLVLFHYQVWYLSPSIPINSFLKSDDAKKILNNTPVVTISGSRNMWIMAQEKIKVLLKQANADLVGNAALVDRVGNLISVITIVEWMFSGVKKKYLGIFPLPGVSEKDIQESSQFGEIILDSLNNNNFANLQPKLVEAGAVKISSYLVTVDKTANKIFNKWSNIIYKNQKNRKQLLKVFNVYLFLAIWLISPIVYILHLITYPLKLKTIKKETQYYQGV; encoded by the coding sequence ATGAAAAATGTTCTCATAATTTATTATTCTCAGTCGGGACAACTGGAATCTATTGCAAGAAACATTGCAAAACCATTTCTAAACTCAGAGAATATAAATCTCACTTTTCACGAAATACAATTAGAAAAACCATTTCCTTTTCCGTGGAATAAAGATTCTTTTTTTGATGCTTTTCCAGAATCGTTTTTACAGATTCCGACAGCATTAAAACCCGTTCCAGAAGAAATTTTAAACACAAAATTTGATTTGGTGCTTTTTCATTATCAGGTTTGGTATTTATCGCCTTCAATTCCGATTAATTCTTTTTTGAAAAGTGATGATGCCAAGAAAATTTTAAATAATACGCCTGTTGTTACAATCAGCGGTTCTAGAAACATGTGGATCATGGCGCAGGAAAAAATTAAAGTTCTGCTGAAACAAGCAAATGCAGATTTAGTTGGAAACGCAGCTTTGGTAGACCGCGTTGGAAATTTAATCAGCGTAATAACAATTGTGGAATGGATGTTTTCTGGTGTTAAGAAAAAGTATCTCGGTATTTTTCCGCTGCCAGGAGTTTCAGAAAAAGACATACAAGAATCCAGTCAGTTTGGAGAAATCATATTAGATTCCTTAAACAATAACAATTTTGCTAATTTACAGCCAAAATTAGTCGAAGCTGGAGCTGTAAAAATAAGTTCGTATTTAGTGACTGTCGACAAAACAGCCAATAAAATTTTCAATAAATGGTCAAATATCATTTATAAAAATCAAAAAAACCGAAAACAGCTTCTTAAAGTATTTAATGTTTATTTATTCCTTGCGATATGGTTAATTTCACCAATAGTGTATATATTGCACCTTATTACCTATCCGCTTAAGTTAAAAACTATAAAAAAGGAAACTCAATATTATCAAGGAGTTTAG
- a CDS encoding acyl carrier protein, whose amino-acid sequence MNKEEIIARINGFLVDEFEVDNDDIEPDANLKDTLGLDSLDYVDLVVSIESNFGVKLVEADFVGIATFQNFYDLIETKLKAKAV is encoded by the coding sequence ATGAATAAAGAAGAGATAATAGCAAGAATTAATGGTTTTTTGGTTGATGAATTTGAAGTAGATAATGACGATATTGAACCAGATGCTAATTTAAAAGACACACTGGGATTAGACAGTTTAGATTATGTTGATCTAGTAGTTTCTATCGAATCTAATTTTGGTGTAAAACTGGTTGAAGCTGATTTTGTTGGAATTGCTACTTTTCAGAATTTCTATGACCTAATCGAAACTAAACTAAAAGCTAAAGCTGTTTAA
- a CDS encoding LpxL/LpxP family acyltransferase, producing MSQWDGKSKGTVLGYKIFVFLIQKAGVKAAYVLLYFVASYYFLFLRKSNKAIFYYFKERLQYSNFKSKKMVFKSYYTFGQTIIDKISISAGLRNKFTYEFDGIETLKQLLAEKKGGVLISAHVGNFEIAEHFLGDIDLNFQINLVTTDLEHSAIKNYLETVTQKPTVKFIIIKEDLSHIFEINAALANNELVCFTGDRYFEGTKSLTEKLLGKEANFPAGPFLIASRLKVPVVFVYVMKEPNLHYHLYAREAAVKHRDEKALLKEYVKSVESILKKYPLQWFNYFDFWNAFKGS from the coding sequence ATGAGTCAATGGGATGGCAAATCAAAAGGAACAGTTTTAGGTTATAAAATATTCGTTTTTTTGATTCAAAAAGCGGGTGTCAAAGCCGCTTATGTCTTACTTTATTTTGTCGCTTCTTATTATTTTTTATTTCTAAGAAAAAGCAACAAGGCCATTTTTTATTATTTTAAAGAAAGGCTGCAATACTCCAATTTCAAATCCAAGAAAATGGTTTTCAAAAGTTACTACACTTTTGGACAGACTATTATTGATAAAATTTCGATTTCGGCTGGTCTAAGAAATAAATTCACTTACGAATTTGACGGAATCGAAACACTGAAACAATTACTTGCCGAGAAAAAAGGCGGTGTTTTGATCAGCGCGCATGTCGGTAATTTTGAAATTGCCGAACATTTTTTGGGAGATATTGATCTTAATTTTCAAATTAATTTAGTTACTACAGATTTAGAACATTCTGCCATTAAGAATTATTTGGAAACTGTTACCCAAAAACCAACCGTTAAATTTATCATCATTAAAGAAGATTTGTCTCATATTTTTGAGATCAATGCTGCTTTGGCCAATAACGAATTGGTTTGTTTTACCGGTGATCGTTATTTCGAAGGCACGAAATCTTTAACAGAAAAATTACTAGGAAAAGAAGCAAATTTCCCTGCTGGTCCTTTTCTAATTGCTTCGAGACTTAAAGTTCCTGTAGTTTTTGTTTATGTAATGAAAGAGCCCAATCTGCATTATCATTTATATGCGAGAGAAGCAGCAGTAAAACACCGCGACGAAAAAGCACTTTTGAAAGAATACGTCAAAAGTGTTGAAAGTATTCTAAAAAAATATCCGCTTCAATGGTTTAATTATTTCGATTTTTGGAATGCTTTTAAAGGTTCATAG
- the fabG gene encoding 3-oxoacyl-ACP reductase FabG: MKCVLVTGGSRGIGSAICKKLAVESDYHILINYHSNQTAAEETLREIQKLGATGEILGFDVANFEQVQNVLTQWQEANPEKLVEAIVNNAGITKDGLFMWMTPEDWSGVLNTSVNGFFNVTQFFIQKMLRNKYGRIVNMVSVSGVKGTAGQTNYSAAKGAIVAATKALAQEVAKRNITVNAVAPGFIRTDMTSELDEKELLKLIPVNRFGEAEEVADLVSFLISKKASYITGEIININGGIYS; encoded by the coding sequence ATGAAGTGTGTATTAGTAACAGGCGGTTCAAGAGGAATCGGAAGTGCTATTTGTAAAAAACTAGCCGTAGAATCTGATTATCATATTCTGATTAATTATCATTCGAATCAAACAGCTGCCGAAGAAACATTACGAGAAATACAAAAATTAGGCGCAACAGGAGAAATTTTAGGTTTTGATGTGGCTAATTTTGAACAAGTACAAAACGTTTTAACGCAATGGCAGGAAGCAAATCCTGAAAAATTGGTCGAAGCAATCGTAAACAATGCTGGAATTACAAAAGACGGACTTTTTATGTGGATGACTCCAGAAGACTGGAGCGGTGTTTTGAATACAAGCGTAAATGGTTTCTTTAATGTGACACAATTTTTTATTCAAAAAATGCTACGCAATAAATACGGCCGAATTGTAAATATGGTTTCTGTTTCTGGAGTAAAAGGAACTGCAGGACAAACCAATTATTCGGCAGCAAAAGGCGCAATTGTAGCAGCAACAAAAGCTTTGGCACAAGAAGTTGCCAAAAGAAATATTACAGTTAATGCTGTTGCTCCTGGTTTTATTAGAACTGATATGACAAGTGAGCTGGATGAAAAAGAATTATTAAAGCTGATTCCGGTAAATCGTTTTGGCGAAGCCGAAGAAGTTGCAGATTTGGTAAGCTTTTTGATTTCTAAAAAAGCAAGCTATATTACTGGAGAAATTATCAATATAAACGGCGGAATATATTCTTAA
- a CDS encoding NAD(P)/FAD-dependent oxidoreductase codes for MTKEFVDVLVIGAGPSGCVSASYLYKNNVKVKVVEKTKFPRLVVGESLIPRVMDHFAEAELFEALDAMNFEKKLGARFIRGEEICNFDFSVKFGDGWDWTWQVPRADFDNTMAQEIVRKGIDLEFETEVLEVSFEGKNSKTIVKDADGNLKEIHAKFIIDSSGYGRVLPRLLDLDTPSKLDPHSSIFTHVKDINRPEGEEGTQISFDILETEVWLWVIPFSNGNTSLGVVGPTDFINSLSENKDNAEALRNAIQKSDYYIKRFAGTEFLFEPVKLENYSRAVKRMYGDGFALTGNSSEFLDPVFSSGVAFATESGMLAAKLYLKESQGISVDWEVEFTQYMKRGIAVFTTYVQEWYTGNLQTLFFHQPENADVKEKICSVLAGYVWNEENPFVKKHDHVIANMAYLLNMQKEQSPE; via the coding sequence ATGACAAAGGAGTTTGTTGATGTTTTAGTGATTGGTGCAGGACCATCTGGTTGTGTTTCGGCATCGTATCTGTATAAAAACAATGTTAAGGTTAAAGTTGTAGAAAAAACGAAGTTTCCGAGACTGGTAGTAGGCGAAAGTCTTATTCCTCGTGTTATGGACCATTTTGCTGAAGCAGAATTGTTTGAAGCGCTTGATGCGATGAACTTCGAGAAAAAACTAGGAGCTCGTTTTATTAGAGGAGAAGAAATCTGTAATTTTGATTTTAGTGTAAAATTTGGCGATGGCTGGGATTGGACCTGGCAAGTTCCTCGTGCTGATTTTGACAACACGATGGCACAGGAAATAGTTCGCAAAGGAATTGATCTGGAATTTGAAACAGAGGTTTTGGAGGTTTCTTTTGAAGGAAAGAATTCAAAAACAATTGTAAAAGATGCAGACGGGAATTTAAAAGAAATTCACGCTAAATTTATAATCGACTCAAGCGGATATGGACGTGTTTTGCCAAGACTTTTAGATTTGGATACTCCGTCAAAACTAGACCCGCATTCTTCTATTTTTACGCACGTAAAAGATATTAACAGACCAGAAGGGGAAGAAGGAACTCAGATTTCTTTTGATATTTTGGAAACAGAAGTATGGCTTTGGGTAATTCCGTTTTCCAATGGAAATACGAGTTTGGGAGTTGTTGGTCCAACTGATTTTATCAATTCTCTTTCTGAAAATAAAGATAATGCAGAGGCTCTCCGAAATGCCATTCAGAAATCGGATTATTATATTAAAAGATTTGCCGGAACTGAATTTTTATTCGAGCCAGTTAAATTAGAAAACTATTCAAGGGCGGTAAAAAGAATGTACGGCGATGGTTTTGCTTTAACTGGAAATAGTTCTGAATTTTTAGATCCAGTTTTCTCATCTGGTGTAGCTTTTGCAACCGAGTCTGGAATGCTGGCAGCAAAATTATACTTAAAAGAATCACAGGGAATTTCTGTTGATTGGGAAGTTGAATTTACGCAATATATGAAACGCGGAATTGCTGTTTTCACGACGTATGTACAAGAATGGTACACAGGAAATCTTCAGACTTTATTTTTCCATCAGCCCGAAAATGCAGATGTGAAAGAAAAAATATGTTCGGTATTAGCAGGATATGTTTGGAATGAAGAAAATCCGTTTGTCAAAAAACACGATCACGTAATAGCCAATATGGCGTATTTATTAAATATGCAAAAAGAACAAAGCCCTGAATAA
- a CDS encoding beta-ketoacyl-[acyl-carrier-protein] synthase family protein gives MNRRVVITGMGIYSCIGTSLDEVKDSLYEGKSGIQFDSERKEFGFQSALTGMVPKADLKNLLTRRQRMSIGEETEYAYMATIEALKNANIDDAFFDEHEVGIMYGNDSVSKAIIDATDIVREKKDTALIGSGAIFKSMNSTVTMNLSTIFKLRGINLTVSAACASGSHSIGLAYFLIKSGFQDIVITGGAQEINKYAMSSFDGLGVFSNRESDPEKASRPFDKDRDGLIPSGGGATLILESYESAIARGANIIAEIGGYGFSSNGGHISTPNVDGPATAMKRALEDAKLNASDIEYINAHATSTPVGDANEAKAIFEVFGEKNPPVSSTKSMTGHECWMAGASEIIYSTLMMQHDFIAPNINLEDPDEDASKLNLVKTTLNKKFDIFLSNSFGFGGTNSALVVKKFKLNDE, from the coding sequence ATGAATAGAAGAGTGGTAATTACTGGAATGGGAATTTATTCTTGTATCGGAACTTCTTTAGACGAAGTAAAAGATTCATTATACGAAGGAAAATCTGGTATTCAGTTTGATTCTGAACGTAAAGAATTTGGTTTCCAATCAGCTTTAACAGGAATGGTTCCGAAAGCCGATTTAAAAAATTTATTGACTCGCAGACAGCGTATGAGCATCGGTGAAGAGACCGAATATGCTTATATGGCAACTATAGAAGCATTGAAAAATGCAAATATTGATGATGCTTTTTTTGATGAGCATGAAGTGGGTATTATGTATGGAAACGACAGTGTTTCTAAAGCAATCATTGACGCAACAGATATTGTACGAGAAAAAAAAGACACAGCCTTAATTGGTTCTGGAGCAATTTTTAAATCGATGAATTCTACCGTAACAATGAATCTTTCGACGATTTTCAAACTTCGCGGTATCAATCTTACTGTAAGTGCAGCCTGCGCGAGTGGTTCGCATTCCATTGGATTAGCCTATTTTTTAATAAAAAGCGGTTTTCAAGACATTGTAATTACGGGCGGTGCACAGGAAATCAACAAATATGCGATGAGCAGTTTTGATGGTTTGGGTGTTTTTTCTAACCGAGAAAGCGATCCCGAAAAAGCCTCACGACCTTTTGATAAAGATCGCGACGGATTAATCCCAAGCGGCGGCGGTGCGACCTTAATTCTTGAAAGTTATGAGTCTGCAATTGCCAGAGGTGCGAATATTATTGCAGAAATAGGCGGTTACGGATTTTCATCAAACGGCGGGCACATTTCAACTCCAAACGTTGACGGACCTGCAACAGCAATGAAACGTGCGCTTGAAGATGCAAAATTAAATGCTTCTGATATTGAATACATAAACGCTCATGCAACCTCGACACCTGTTGGAGATGCAAACGAAGCAAAAGCTATCTTTGAAGTATTTGGAGAAAAAAATCCCCCTGTAAGTTCTACAAAATCAATGACAGGGCACGAATGCTGGATGGCTGGAGCCAGTGAAATAATTTATTCGACCTTAATGATGCAGCACGATTTTATCGCGCCAAACATCAATTTGGAAGATCCAGATGAAGATGCTTCAAAATTAAATTTAGTTAAAACTACGTTAAACAAAAAATTTGACATATTTTTGTCCAATTCTTTCGGTTTCGGAGGAACCAACTCTGCGTTGGTGGTTAAAAAGTTTAAATTGAACGATGAATAA